DNA sequence from the Pirellulales bacterium genome:
CAGGCGATCGGCCAAGAGACGAAAGTGCCAGGGGCGCCCCTCGACCAGCTCGACCTCGACGCGTTTCGAGCCGAAGCCGTCCTTGGCGAGCGTGACTTCGTAGCGGCCCGGCGGCAACTCGGCCCACAGCGCACCGCTGGGCGTCGATCGCACGACGGCCCTCGCGCCCCAGCTGCCGGTGAATTCCGCCGTCACGTCGGCCAGCGCGGCGTAATACTCGTCGCTCACATATCCGGCCAGCATGTTCAGGCGCCCTCTTGCTCGGGGAACTGTCGATCGAAGTACCGGCTCAACGAGCGCACGCGGTGCACCTGGTAAGCGATCACTCCTCCCAGCAGGAAAAACGTCGCGACATAGACGACGTGCTGCGCCATGCTGACCGGTACCACAGCGTGCAGCTCGCTGCGCAACAACTCGTAGTCGAGGACCAGGGCCAGGTACGACGCCACGACCAGGGCCGTTTCGTACCACACCAGCCGCACGCGAAACCACAGGCCGGATCCGGCAATCAACAGCGGAAACAACATGACCAAAGGGCTAGCGACGGAGTTCGCCATCCAGACCACGAGAACCAACAGCGCGCAGTCGACCGTCCCCCACACGAAACCGGCGCCCAGCTCCAGGCGGCGCCGCTTGATCAGCCGGCCGGCCGCGAGCGAAACCAGTACCCAGATTCCCAGGATGACGCAGACCTGGAAATGGAATTGGGCATCCGAGGCGTGGAAAACGCGGTAGTTGAGCTGCTGCACCAGGTAAAAGGCCGCCAACACGATCAGCCGGCCGGCCAGCGCCGGTTCGCGGCGCATCCACCGCCAGATGCGCTGCCAGATGTCGGTCGCCTCGACGGCCAGCGGCTCGCCGCGCTGATATTTTTGCAATTCGCCCGCCACGGCCGCGGCGCCGGGGTAACGGTCCTGCGGGCGTTTTTCCAGGCATCGCAGGCAGATCTGCTCGAGTGCCGGATCGATGCGGCGCTCGATTTGCCTCGGCGGAATCACTTCGCCGCTCAGCACCTGCAGCACCGTATCGAGCGGCGTCTCGGCGCGAAACGGCGGGCGTCCCGTGAGCAGCTCGTAGAGGATCGCGCCCAAGCTGTACACGTCGGCAGCGGGTCCCACTTCGTCTGGTCTCCCCGCGGCTTGTTCCGGCGCCATGTAGCTCGGCGTGCCGGCGATCACACCACTGGCGGTGCGCGCGCTGTCGGCCGCGAGCAATTTGGCCAGGCCAAAATCCGTTATCAACGGTTCGCCGTCGGCCGCGAGCAAGATGTTCGCCGGCTTCAGATCGCGGTGCACGATACCGTGGGCATGTAGATACTCGACGGCACCCGCAACGCGCACCAGCAGCTCGATCGCCTCGTCCAAGGGCAACGGGCCCGCGGCCAGGCGCTGGGCGAGGCTCTGGCCGGCCACGTATTCCATCGCGAAGTAATGCTGTCCGTTGACCTCACCGGCGTCGAACACGCGGACGATGTTCGGATGGCTCAGGGCGGCGGCCGACTTGGCCTCGAGCCGAAACCGGCGCAACTGCTCGGGCGAGGCCAGGTGACAACCGAGCACCATCTTGATCGCCACAGGCCGGTCGAGGCTTTTCTGGCGTGCGCGAAAGACCACGCCCATGCCGCCGCGGCCGATCTCCTCGATGATCTCGTAGTCACCTGCCAGCGCCGGCGCGGCAGGACCGGCCGCCGTGTCAGTTGGCGGCCCGCTCGCCGGATCGGCCAACGTCGGATCGAGTGCTTCGGCTTGCGACAGTTCGACCTCGCTGGGCGCGAACCGCTCGAGCCGGTCAAGACATTCCAGGATCGAGGCCAGGTCCGGGCGGCGCACCAGCAGCTCGCCGCGCGCCGCGGCGTCGCCGCGCTGCAACCGCTCGAGATAGGCGTCGAGCAGCGCCCCCGTATCGGCATCGTCGTGGTCGCTCAAGCGTCGGCCCCCGGAGCGTCGGCCGGGCGCAGCTTGCGTTCGAGCTGTTTCATCGCCCGCATCCACAGCATTTGCGCGGCGGGCCGGCTGCGATTCATCCGCCGCGCGACTTCGTCGAAGGGTAATCGCTGCAAGTTGCGGAGCATGATCACCTCGGCATGGTCCGGGGCCAGGCTCGCCACGGCCGCAGCCAGCTCCAACTCCTCGTCCTGCGCCAACACCTGCTGGCTGGGCGACGGATCGTCGGCGGCGGGCTCCCAGGCCGGTTGCGATTCGGCCGCGTCGCCCCGCGCGCCCAGGGCCACTTCGCGGCGCGCCTGGCGTTTCTCGGTGCCGCGGTAATGCCGCACGAAATCGGCCGCGTTGTGCGTCAGCATGCGGCGCAGCCAGGCCAGCCACTCGCCGCCCGTGCGACCGGTGAAGCGATCGAAATCGCGATGCGCTTCGAGCAGGGTTTGCTGCACCAGATCCGAGGCGTCGACCTTGGCCTGCAGCCAGCTTTCCACTTGTGCGCGCGCCAAAACGCCCAGATAGCTGCGGCAAGCCTCGAACAGGGCATCGCGCTGCTGTCCTTCGCCGGCCTGTGCGCGGGCCAACAAGTCGTTGACGCGATCGAGCGATTCGTCGGTCATGGTCGTCAGGCAAGCGGCCCGCGGAGTGGATGCGCGGCGTCAGTCTACGGTGGCCGCCGGAAGAGTACCAGCAAAGAGATTGTCAAGTTGAAAAACGACCCTGCGAGACAAGTTGCTGGCGCGACGCGCCACGGGGCCGGATTTTGCCTTTACCCGCGCGGATCGGTTCGGCTATCCTCGCGCCTCATGCGGATCACCGCACGCCGCGAACATCACGGAGGAATTCGGTCATGGAGACCCCCAACGCACGATCGAATCGCCGCGCCGCAACCTTGGCCGGTGTGTTTGTCGAACTCTTCGACGCCCACGATCACTGCCTGGGCCAGGCACTCTATTTCGATTGGCCCGTGGCCACGTTGCCAGCGCCGGGGGAGACCATCAGTCTCGCTGCGACGCAAGCCTGGACCAAGCGGCGGCAACTCGCGGGCCGCGTGCGGAAACGACAGTTCGACGTACAACAAGACGACGCCGGTCGTCCCTGCGTCTGGGTGCGCATCGAGCTGGAGCACATCCCCTACGAAACGCCGTCGCGCCCCCGCCCCCAAGACAAGCGCCGCGCGACGGGCCTGCTACCCGAAGACGTTTTTTCGTCGAACTAGCCGACTGCTCGGCAATCGATCGGGCACCGCGCAATCGATCAGGCGCCGCAGTGGCGCTGCGTTGGGGGCCCTGCGCTGTAGCTACCGATCAGTGGCAACCGCAGCCGCCGCTACGGCAAGCGCCTGCGGGCGCCGGGGCCGGCTGAGCGGCCGTGGCAGTGGGCGCGTTTGACGCTTCGTCGTCCGGTAGCACGTTCGCCCGGACGATCTCGAAGCCCAGGTCTTCGAGCATCCGCAGGTCTTCCAAGGGCGCTTGCCCCTTGGTGGTCAGATAGTCGCCGATAAAGATCGAATTGGCAGGGTACAACCCGAGCGGTTGCAGGCTGCGGAGATGAATCTCCCGGCCCCCGGCGATGCGCAGTTCGCGCGCTGGATTGACCAGCCGAAACATCGCCAGCACCTTCAGGCAATAGCGCGGCGTCAGCTTGCTCAGCCCGGCCAGCGGCGTGCCGTCGATCGGGTTGAGAAAATTGACCGGAATCGACAGGACCCCCAGTTCGGCCAGGCTGAGGGCGAGCCGGACCACGTCGCGGTCCTCTTCGCCCATCCCGATGATGCCGCCGGAGCACATTTCCAGGCCGGCCGCCTTGACCGCCTGCAACGTACGCACGCGATCGTCGTAGCCGTGCGTCGTGCAGATTTCGCTGTAGTAGCGGTCGCTCGTGTTGAGGTTGTGATTAACGCGATCGACGCCCGCGGCCTTCAGACGCAGCGCTTGTTCGTCGTTCAGCAGCCCCAGGCATGCGCAGATGTTGAGGTTGTACCGAGCCTTGATCTGCGGCACGATCTCGCACACCGCCTGCATTTCGCGCTCGTTCGGGCCACGGGCCGAGATCACGATGCAGTAGGTCTTGGCTTGTTGCTCGGCTGCCAGGCGGGCGCCTTCGAGAATCTTGTCAGCCTGCAGCAGGTTGTAGCGCGGGATCTCGGCGTCCGACACCTTGGATTGCGAACAATACGAGCAATCCTCGGGGCACAGGCCGCTCTTGGCGTTCATCAAGAAATAGAGCTGCACCCGGTTGCCGAAATGGCGATAGCGCACGCGGTAAGCCGCCGCAAGCAGGTCGAGCAGCTCCTCGTCCGGCGCACGGACCACGGCGAGGGCCTCGTCCTCGGTCAAGGCGTGGCCGTCGAGCACCGCTTGGGCCAATTCGTGCCAGCGTCCGGTTCCTGGTTGAACGCCGCTTAGCGGGAAAGTCGTGCTCATGACGGTCCTCAGCGAGATCATTGCCTGCGGGGAAGCTCCTTAGTATGGCCCGCGGCGCCGCCTTGCCAAGGGCATCACTACCTGCCGGTCGACGCCCTTGGCAAGCCGCGGGAAATCGCGTCACAATGCATGGCGTGGGGGAAAATCGAGCCGATCCGCGCTCTGTTCCGTGTTCCATGCGGTGGCCTGCCATGAGCTTGTATCACCTGGTCCGCGTCGGCACCTGGGCTGAAGTCGGCCGCTTTCAGGCGGTCGATGCCACCCACTATCCGCGCGGCAGCCGGGTCGTGCTGCGAACGGCGCGCGGGCTCGAACTCGGCGAGGTGCTGGCCCCGCCGGAGCGGGCCGCCGATAACGAGGCTCCAGGCGACGGCGTCATTTTGCGCGGCGTGACCCCGGCGGACGACCTGTTGGCCTTGCGGCTGCAGCGCAATCGCGCCGCGGCGATCGAGGCCTGCGAAGCGGCCATTCGCGAACGCCAGTTGCCGGTCTCGCTGGTCGACGCCGAGCCGCTGTTCGATGGCCGGACCCTGGTGTTCTATTTTCTCGGCGAGCCATCCGCCGAACTCGATCAGTTGACCGAGCGCCTGGCCGAGGTCTATGAGGGCCAGGTGCAGTTCCGCCGCTTTGCCGAGGCGGTGAACACCGGCTGCGGACCCGGCTGCGGAACGACGGCCGCCACCGGCGGCTGCGGCAATTGTGCCGAACAAGGTTGCACCATCGCCAGCGCCTGCGCCGCCTCGAACGGTGCGGGCAAGCGTGCTTAGGCCGACGGTTTTGCCGCGGCCGCAAACGCCTTGGCGTTCTCGACGTAGTGCTGCGCGCCCAGGTGATTCATGGCGATCTGCTCGGGCGACAGCTCGCGCTTCACCTTGGCCGGCACCCCGACGGCGAGCGAATTGGGCGGAATCTCGGTGCCCTCGGTCACGACGGCTCCGACGCCGACGATCGAGTTCGCCCCGATGCGGGCGCCGTTCATGACCACGGCCTTCATGCCGATGGTGACGTTGTCTTCGACCGTCGCTCCATGCACGACCGCTCCGTGCCCCACCGTAACGCCGTCGCCCACTGTGCAAGGAAAACCAGGATCGGCATGCAGCACGCAGCAGTCCTGGATGTTCGACTGGCTGCCGACGACGATTTTCTCACAGTCGCCCCGCAGGACCGCGTTGAACCAAACGCTCGATTCGGCCCCGATCGTCACGTCACCGACGACCACCGCGCCGGGGGCCAGGTACACGGTCTCATGCAACAGTTCCGGCCGATGGCGAACGCTTTCGGTCATGCACATCTCGAGACATCAAATGAGCGGCGCGGGCTGCCGCGCCGATGGAAAACAACAGGTCGCCGCCGCGCCGCGAATCTTTCGCGGCCCCAGCGACAGTTCCGCCGCGGCTTACCTCGCTAGTGCAACACGACCCGCTGCGGGGCGTGCCGATGCGATGCGGCAGCAGGCTGCGGCGGCGCCAGGTGCACCAGCGTATAAGAGCGGTCGGCCTTCGTGAAGACCGTCACCATATCGCCCAGCGGCGTCTCGTAGGTCGATACCAGATGCAACCGCTGCTGCAGCGACATCTCGTTGAGCCGTCGCTGCTCGGGGCTGACCGACCCCCAATCGCCGGCCTGGTGACGCGCCAACAACACGCTGGCCTCGACGCCTGCCCGATCCAGCACCTCTTGTGCTCGTGGCGTCACGACAATCTCGCCAACGGAGAACCTCATCGAAGTTGCTCCTCTCTTCTCTTTGCAGTCTCGCTGCCCCCACCGCAAGTGCCTGCGTCGCGGGCAAACTCTGACCCGATCCTTCGCAACCGCTGGCCACGTGTCCAATTCTCCACAGGTCCAATGCGAGTTGCAACCAGGTGCAGAAAACTTATCTGCGCAAACGCCAGCAAATCGCTAACATTCGATCATCGCATTCCCTGCGATGCTGGCCCCGCCATCGCTTCGACCCCCGAACTGTCGAGCAGCCCGATGCCCTCGGCAACCGCGATCCGCCAACTCGCCGAGCGTGTGCGCCACGGTTCGGCGCGCGCTGCAGACCTGCTGGCAGCCTGCTTGGAAAGTATCGATCGGCACGAGGCCCGGATCGGTGCCTGGGTCGTCGTCGATCGTGCAGGCGCCCAGCGCGCGGCCGAAGCGAGCGATCGTCGACGCGCCGCGGGACGTTCGTTGGGGCCGATGGACGGCATGCCGATCGGCGTCAAAGACCTGTTCGACGTCGCAGGTCTGCCCACGCGGTCCGGCTCGTCGCTCACCTCCGACGCGCCCGCCCAGCGCGACGCGAACCTCGTCGAGCGGCTCCGCGCCGCCGGTGCGGTCATCCTCGGCAAGACCGTGACGACCGAGTGGGCGTGTTTCGACCCCTCGGCGACCGCCAACCCCTGGCATCCCCAGGCCACGCCGGGAGGTTCGAGCAGCGGGTCCGCAGCGGCCGTCGCAGCGGGCATGTGCTGGGCCGCGCTCGGCTCGCAAACCGGAGGCTCCATCACTCGCCCGGCAACCTTTTGCGGCACCAGTGGGCTCAAGCCGGCCTGGAACGAGTTGAGCCTCGCCGGCGTCTGTCCGGTGAGTTATCACCTCGATCACCCTGGTCCGATCGCCGTTAGAGTCGGCGAGTTGCGCGACGTCTTTGCCGCGCTCACAGGCGATGCGCCGGCGGATGGATCGGCCGCTTCGACGCCAGGCCAGGCGTCTTCTCCACCCCGAATTCGCTGGCTCAAGGGCTTCTTCTGGACAGCCGCCGATGCAACCGTGCAAGCGCACACCGCTCAGGCCGTCGAACGCCTGCGCAGCGCCGGTGCCCAAGTGCACGAGCATCCGTTGCCGACCATGTTCGACGAGGTTATTCCCGCACACCGCACGATCATGGCCGTCGAAGCGGCGGGCGTGCATCGCGAGCATTTTCCAGCGCAGCGCGAATGGTTTGGTCGCGAGGTCGCGCGGCTGTTGGACGAGGGCCGCGCCGCGGCGGCAGTGGATTTTGCCGTGGCGTTGGAATTCCAACGGGACTGGCGAACCGCGGTCGACGCCCTGACGGCTGCCGAATCCTGCGACGCGCTGCTGACGCCTGCGACCCTATCGCCGGCCCCGTTGCGGCGGGACACGACCGGCGATCCACGGTTCAATTCCCCCTGGAGCCTGGCCGGCGCCCCGACCGTGTCGCTGCCGTGCGGGCTGTCGTCCGAGGGTCTCCCGGTGGGGTTGCAGTTGATCGGGAGCCGCAGATCGACGCGTGCTTTGCTCGATATCGCCGCCTGGTGCGAGACGGTGCTGGGATTCGCCGCCGAACCCCCGACTT
Encoded proteins:
- a CDS encoding serine/threonine protein kinase, producing the protein MSDHDDADTGALLDAYLERLQRGDAAARGELLVRRPDLASILECLDRLERFAPSEVELSQAEALDPTLADPASGPPTDTAAGPAAPALAGDYEIIEEIGRGGMGVVFRARQKSLDRPVAIKMVLGCHLASPEQLRRFRLEAKSAAALSHPNIVRVFDAGEVNGQHYFAMEYVAGQSLAQRLAAGPLPLDEAIELLVRVAGAVEYLHAHGIVHRDLKPANILLAADGEPLITDFGLAKLLAADSARTASGVIAGTPSYMAPEQAAGRPDEVGPAADVYSLGAILYELLTGRPPFRAETPLDTVLQVLSGEVIPPRQIERRIDPALEQICLRCLEKRPQDRYPGAAAVAGELQKYQRGEPLAVEATDIWQRIWRWMRREPALAGRLIVLAAFYLVQQLNYRVFHASDAQFHFQVCVILGIWVLVSLAAGRLIKRRRLELGAGFVWGTVDCALLVLVVWMANSVASPLVMLFPLLIAGSGLWFRVRLVWYETALVVASYLALVLDYELLRSELHAVVPVSMAQHVVYVATFFLLGGVIAYQVHRVRSLSRYFDRQFPEQEGA
- a CDS encoding sigma-70 family RNA polymerase sigma factor translates to MTDESLDRVNDLLARAQAGEGQQRDALFEACRSYLGVLARAQVESWLQAKVDASDLVQQTLLEAHRDFDRFTGRTGGEWLAWLRRMLTHNAADFVRHYRGTEKRQARREVALGARGDAAESQPAWEPAADDPSPSQQVLAQDEELELAAAVASLAPDHAEVIMLRNLQRLPFDEVARRMNRSRPAAQMLWMRAMKQLERKLRPADAPGADA
- the bioB gene encoding biotin synthase BioB, with product MISLRTVMSTTFPLSGVQPGTGRWHELAQAVLDGHALTEDEALAVVRAPDEELLDLLAAAYRVRYRHFGNRVQLYFLMNAKSGLCPEDCSYCSQSKVSDAEIPRYNLLQADKILEGARLAAEQQAKTYCIVISARGPNEREMQAVCEIVPQIKARYNLNICACLGLLNDEQALRLKAAGVDRVNHNLNTSDRYYSEICTTHGYDDRVRTLQAVKAAGLEMCSGGIIGMGEEDRDVVRLALSLAELGVLSIPVNFLNPIDGTPLAGLSKLTPRYCLKVLAMFRLVNPARELRIAGGREIHLRSLQPLGLYPANSIFIGDYLTTKGQAPLEDLRMLEDLGFEIVRANVLPDDEASNAPTATAAQPAPAPAGACRSGGCGCH
- a CDS encoding gamma carbonic anhydrase family protein; this translates as MCMTESVRHRPELLHETVYLAPGAVVVGDVTIGAESSVWFNAVLRGDCEKIVVGSQSNIQDCCVLHADPGFPCTVGDGVTVGHGAVVHGATVEDNVTIGMKAVVMNGARIGANSIVGVGAVVTEGTEIPPNSLAVGVPAKVKRELSPEQIAMNHLGAQHYVENAKAFAAAAKPSA
- a CDS encoding amidase; this encodes MPSATAIRQLAERVRHGSARAADLLAACLESIDRHEARIGAWVVVDRAGAQRAAEASDRRRAAGRSLGPMDGMPIGVKDLFDVAGLPTRSGSSLTSDAPAQRDANLVERLRAAGAVILGKTVTTEWACFDPSATANPWHPQATPGGSSSGSAAAVAAGMCWAALGSQTGGSITRPATFCGTSGLKPAWNELSLAGVCPVSYHLDHPGPIAVRVGELRDVFAALTGDAPADGSAASTPGQASSPPRIRWLKGFFWTAADATVQAHTAQAVERLRSAGAQVHEHPLPTMFDEVIPAHRTIMAVEAAGVHREHFPAQREWFGREVARLLDEGRAAAAVDFAVALEFQRDWRTAVDALTAAESCDALLTPATLSPAPLRRDTTGDPRFNSPWSLAGAPTVSLPCGLSSEGLPVGLQLIGSRRSTRALLDIAAWCETVLGFAAEPPT